The genomic region CGACGAGGGGATCGAGTACGTCATCGGCCAGATGATCGAGTTCCTGCTCATCTCGCGGAACGTCGAGGAGGTCTACTCCGACGACCCGCCGCTCCGTAAGAAGGTCTTCGGGATCTTCAAGAAGCACCTCGACGTGGACGACGAGATCGACCGGGAGGCCCGGGCCCGCCTGAAGCACCTGCAGGAGGGGACCCAGGCGTTCGAGATCGAGTACCAGAAGACGATCGAGCTTCTCCGCCGCTCCCGCGGCCTGATCTAGCTCGGCGCGGGATCCCGGGCTGCGTCGGACGGGCTCGTCGACTGCGCTGCTCGGCGTACGAAATCGGTACGCCTGCGCTGCTCGCTCCTCTCGCGCCCGCCTCGCTCCGGGCTTTCGCGCCTCGTGAGCCGTCGCTGTAGGTCCGTTCGGCAGTTTTCTTGACCCCCGATATCGCCGGATTACTCTCGCCGCGGGCGAGGAGGTCCGGGTGGCGCGGGGAGAGAGCTATTACGTCGGCATTCGCGGGAGCGCGGCCATCGCCACCGCTCCCCTCGACGACGAGGCCGCGGTCGCCCGCGCCGAGCACCTCGGGCCGGGCGAGATGCGCCGGGTCCCCTACGCCGGCGAGCTGCTCGGGGCCGCGCGGATCCGGGCCGGCTTCGTGCCCGTCCCCTTCGACGCCTTCGACCGCGCCTCGCAGGCGCTCGGCGCCGAGGAGCAGGCCGCCTACCTCCAGCTCCTGCGGCTCTCCTGGGGAGAGGGGCGGAACTTCTGCCGGGCCGCGAAGCGCGAGCTGATGGCGCGGCTGGCGCTCTCGGAGCGCCGCCTCAACCACGTCCTCGACGGCGTCGTCGAGAAGGGCTTCGCCCGCCCCCTGCACCGCGACAACCGCGGCACGCTCTACCGCGTCTACCTCCCGGCCGAGGCGTTCGGCGAGCCGCTCGGGGACGAGGTGCTCTGCGGCCGCGCCCAGCCGCCCCCGGGCGCCGCCGACCCGCAGCCGCCCTCGCCGCCCCGCCTCCGGCTCGCCGCCTCCCGCCCGGACGCCGCCGCGCCGGCGCACCCCGCGCGCCGGGGCCTCGGACAGGGCCCGGGCGGCGAGCTGCTCGCCCTGGCGCGGCGGCTCGCGCGCGCCCGCACCGGCGGCGAGTCCGAGGGGGCGGTCGAGGCCGCCGTCCACGAGGTGAAGGATCTCTTCTCCGAGGGCCACAGCCCCGCCCAGGTGGAGGCCTGCATCCGCGCCGTGGCCCGGCGCGCCGGGCGCGACCAGGAACAAGGAGCCGCATCGTGACCAAGACCGCCGTCGCCTTCGCCCGCGAGGCCGAGACCCTCGCTCCCGCTCCGGTCACCGAGCTGCGGCCGCTGCGGCGCCGCCTCCTCCTGGCCGGAGCCGACCCGGTGATGCTCGACTTCGCCGAGGACGACCTCGCGGTGGCCCGCGGCGCCATCTCCGCGATCGCGGATCGGCTCAACACCGTCGAGGGGGCGCTCCGGAGCTCCCAGACCCGCGGCCCCGACCTGATGGCGCTGGCGCTCGCCGACGGCGAGGAGGACCTCGCCAGCCTCGAGGCGTCGCTCGGCAACCTGCGCCGGCGCCTCGCGCAGCTCGCCGGCCGCGTGCGCTGAGCGACGCGGATCCCGGCGCCTCCCGGAGCGCGAGCGGTCGCCGGGACGGCGCCGCGACTACTCCCCCGCCTGCAGCGGCGTCGCCACGGCGTGGAGCATCGCCCGCACCGGCCCGAGGTCGATCTCGCTCACCGCCGCGACCGGCAGCCGCCGCGCGTCGGTGCTGTACCAGAGGTGGAACGGGCGCCGGGCGCCGATCTTGTCCGCCCGCTCGGCCACCGCGTCGAGCCGCACCGTCTGGAACGACCCGGCCTCGGTGTCGACCTTCTCGGTGCCCGGCGCGAGCGTGGCCTTCACGTGCCAGTAGCGCCGGTTCGCGACCAGGTCGAAGCAGTAGGTGGTGCCCGGCCGCGGGTCGGCGGCCCGCAGGTAGTAGACCAGCGTGACGAGGTCGAGCGCCTCGGCCTGCCGCTCGAAGCGGGTCACGCCCTTCTTGTCCCCGAACTGCCACGAGAGGCTCGGCTGGGCGGGCTGACCGGCCAGCCTCACCTCGGTGGACTTGCGCACGCCGTCCTCGTCCACGTCGTCGCGGTAGCGGTCGGGCCGCAGCGTGCGCGCGTCGAACCAGCTCATCGCCTGCCCCTTCACCCGCCGGACCTTGGCGAACACCGAGGTGTTCTGGAGCCGGGCGCGGACCGGGATCACCGCCCCGCCGGAGGTGGCGGGCTCGACGGTGGCGCGCAGCGTGCCGGCCTTCACCACGCCCATCACGTCGAGGTCGAAGGAGAGCCGCTCCCCCTCGCGGAAGGGGAGCGCGCCCGGGCGCAGGGGCGGGAGGCCGCAGGCGGGGGGAGCCGAGAGGAGCAGGGCGGCGAGGAGGGCGGTCATCGGGCGCGCGGGCGAGGCGCCGGTCCGGCGGCGACGCGGGGCGCCGCTCCGGCGGCGGCGGTCAGCGCCGGGCCAGCCCCCGGGCCACCGCGGCGGCGAGCTGCCGGCGCGCCGCCAGGTACCGCGCCGGGTCGCGCTCCCAGCGCCGGGGGTCGGGCGCCAGGGCCGAGGCGAGCCGCTCGGCGAGCTCGCGCTGGCCGGCCGCGGCGGCGAGGCGCAGCAGCTCCAGATCCTCGAGCCCGTCCCGGATCTGCGTCAGGCGGATCGACTCGACCGGGAACGGGTGCGTCCCGCCGAGCCGCTCCGGCCTGCCGGGGTAGAGCAGCGTCCCGTCGCCGTTCCCGGCGAAGTCTCGCGCGTCCGTCCATGGGTCGCGGCCCCATGACTGGAGCATATCGTAGTAGAGCTCGCCGGCCACGCCGGCGCGGAACGCGAGCCAGCC from Anaeromyxobacter paludicola harbors:
- a CDS encoding DUF3108 domain-containing protein, coding for MTALLAALLLSAPPACGLPPLRPGALPFREGERLSFDLDVMGVVKAGTLRATVEPATSGGAVIPVRARLQNTSVFAKVRRVKGQAMSWFDARTLRPDRYRDDVDEDGVRKSTEVRLAGQPAQPSLSWQFGDKKGVTRFERQAEALDLVTLVYYLRAADPRPGTTYCFDLVANRRYWHVKATLAPGTEKVDTEAGSFQTVRLDAVAERADKIGARRPFHLWYSTDARRLPVAAVSEIDLGPVRAMLHAVATPLQAGE
- a CDS encoding DUF507 family protein — protein: MRLYPKVIPTIAREVVQTLMQEGDIEVETMRIADAEMDMAAIMKEYLAAEERVNAATREALDRRGYDHSRFNQVKREMADVRGFKMGDEGIEYVIGQMIEFLLISRNVEEVYSDDPPLRKKVFGIFKKHLDVDDEIDREARARLKHLQEGTQAFEIEYQKTIELLRRSRGLI